One window of the Mycobacterium sp. SVM_VP21 genome contains the following:
- a CDS encoding UDP-N-acetylmuramate dehydrogenase → MAGSEFAGARVAEAVPLAPLTTLRVGPIARRVITCTDTEQIVATLGELDAAGDRPLLLAGGSNVLVADGLEDLTAVVLANAGITIEGNLLRADAGAVWDDVVACAVAAKLGGLECLSGIPGSAGATPVQNVGAYGVEVADRLTRVLLLDRRTGEVRWTPAAELELGYRTSALKYSDAAVVLEVEFELDAGGRSAPLRYGELTAALQAAEGEYRDPAAVRAAVLALRAAKGMVLDASDHDTWSVGSFFTNPVVPQEVYCNLAADNSGSVPHWEAPGGVKLAAGWLVERSGFGKGYPGPDAPARLSTKHALALTNRGGATSADIVALARIVRDGVRDVFGITLHPEPVLVGCAL, encoded by the coding sequence GTGGCGGGTTCCGAGTTCGCGGGCGCGCGTGTCGCCGAGGCGGTGCCGTTGGCGCCGTTGACCACCCTGCGGGTGGGACCGATCGCGCGACGGGTCATCACGTGCACCGACACCGAGCAGATCGTGGCAACGCTGGGCGAACTCGATGCGGCCGGTGACCGTCCGCTGCTGCTGGCCGGGGGCTCGAACGTGCTGGTCGCCGATGGCCTTGAGGACCTGACGGCCGTTGTGCTGGCCAACGCTGGCATCACTATCGAGGGCAATCTGCTGCGCGCCGACGCCGGCGCAGTCTGGGACGACGTCGTCGCGTGCGCGGTCGCGGCGAAGCTGGGCGGGCTGGAGTGTCTATCGGGCATCCCCGGCTCGGCCGGCGCTACCCCGGTGCAGAACGTCGGGGCTTACGGTGTCGAGGTCGCCGACCGCCTGACCCGGGTTCTGCTGCTGGATCGGCGGACCGGCGAGGTGCGCTGGACGCCGGCGGCCGAGTTGGAGCTCGGCTACCGGACCAGTGCGCTCAAGTACTCGGATGCGGCGGTGGTGCTGGAGGTGGAATTCGAACTGGACGCCGGTGGACGCAGCGCGCCGCTGCGGTACGGCGAGTTGACGGCCGCGCTGCAGGCGGCCGAGGGTGAGTACCGCGACCCGGCAGCGGTCCGCGCCGCGGTGCTGGCGCTACGGGCGGCAAAGGGCATGGTGCTCGACGCGAGTGACCATGACACCTGGAGTGTCGGCTCGTTTTTTACCAATCCTGTTGTGCCGCAAGAGGTCTACTGCAACCTGGCCGCCGATAACAGCGGCTCGGTGCCGCACTGGGAAGCTCCCGGTGGGGTGAAACTGGCGGCTGGCTGGCTGGTGGAGCGGTCCGGCTTCGGCAAGGGCTATCCCGGGCCTGATGCACCGGCGCGACTGTCCACCAAACATGCGTTGGCGTTGACCAACCGAGGCGGGGCCACTTCCGCCGACATTGTGGCCCTGGCTCGCATCGTGCGTGACGGGGTGCGGGACGTGTTCGGTATCACCCTGCACCCCGAGCCGGTGCTGGTCGGGTGCGCCCTGTAA
- a CDS encoding DUF2993 domain-containing protein produces MSAPGPTHRFSGLPAIMLALTAVLAIALVGMLGGELYARHRANALVADAVKCEAQDSATVSFGTTPPVLAQYFNGEYSHISVKTAGNQIRQAKGMQLELDIRNVRLNKGAGASDPKGTIGSLDGTITWPAEGIKQSIQDVVPMIGSIVTGSVTADPGAGTIALKGLLNKATVKPQLVNNGLSLQVVDLEALGHDLDTDTVQRRLDELTAKVTDDLPLGIHLDSVQVTDSGVVVKFSTQNAAIEGSSSNQCFESL; encoded by the coding sequence ATGAGTGCACCCGGACCCACACATCGGTTTTCCGGCCTGCCGGCGATCATGCTGGCCTTGACCGCGGTGCTCGCAATAGCACTGGTAGGAATGCTCGGCGGTGAGCTCTACGCCCGCCACCGCGCGAACGCTCTGGTGGCCGACGCCGTCAAATGCGAGGCGCAGGACAGCGCCACCGTGTCGTTCGGGACCACTCCCCCGGTACTGGCCCAATACTTCAACGGCGAGTACTCGCACATCTCAGTCAAGACCGCCGGCAACCAGATCCGGCAGGCCAAGGGCATGCAGCTCGAGCTGGACATCCGCAACGTCCGGCTGAACAAGGGTGCGGGCGCATCAGATCCCAAGGGCACCATCGGGTCACTGGACGGCACCATCACCTGGCCGGCCGAGGGCATCAAGCAATCGATTCAGGACGTGGTCCCGATGATCGGCAGCATTGTCACCGGCAGTGTCACCGCCGATCCGGGCGCCGGCACCATCGCGCTCAAGGGCCTGCTCAACAAGGCGACGGTCAAGCCACAGCTGGTGAACAACGGACTGTCGCTGCAGGTGGTCGACCTGGAGGCGTTGGGCCACGATCTGGATACCGACACCGTGCAGCGCCGCCTCGACGAGCTCACCGCAAAGGTGACCGATGATCTTCCGCTGGGCATCCACCTCGACAGCGTGCAAGTCACCGATTCCGGTGTGGTGGTGAAATTCTCGACTCAGAATGCGGCTATCGAGGGGTCTTCGTCGAATCAGTGCTTCGAATCGCTGTAA
- a CDS encoding Ig-like domain-containing protein, protein MTLNRRRALAALAAGVVAPTTLGGCFGRPGKSAENAPPSAPALTFEPALKDGAVADVLPTAAVGVTVREGWFQRVALTSPAGKVLTGTFNRERTRYTITEPLGYDSVYTWSGSVVGHDGNAVPVSGSITTVAPTAVIDGGFQLADGQTVGIAAPVILQFDGPIADKAAVERALSVVTEPPVEGGWAWLPDEVQGARVHWRSRDYFPAGTKVNVSAKLYGLAFGDGAYGAQDMSLEFSIGRRQVVKAEVSSHRIQVVRDEGVIMDFPCSYGQADKARNITRNGVHVVSEKYADFYMSNPAAGYSNIHERWAVRISNNGEFIHANPSSAGAQGNTNVTNGCINLSTEDAEQYFYSAIYGDPVEVTGSSIELSYADGDIWDWAVDWDTWVSMSALSSSEATRTSLPSVAPATPTDAPTLSGTPTTTTTTTSSPAPGG, encoded by the coding sequence GTGACTCTGAACCGGCGACGTGCGTTGGCAGCGCTGGCTGCCGGGGTGGTGGCGCCGACCACGCTGGGGGGATGTTTCGGCCGGCCCGGAAAGAGCGCCGAGAACGCACCACCGTCAGCGCCCGCCCTGACGTTCGAGCCCGCCCTGAAAGACGGAGCGGTGGCCGACGTGCTGCCCACCGCCGCAGTTGGCGTCACGGTCCGCGAAGGCTGGTTTCAGCGGGTGGCGCTGACCAGCCCGGCGGGAAAGGTGCTCACCGGAACTTTCAATCGGGAGCGCACGCGCTACACCATCACCGAGCCGCTGGGCTATGACTCCGTCTACACCTGGAGTGGGTCGGTAGTAGGCCACGACGGCAACGCGGTGCCGGTCAGCGGGAGCATCACCACAGTCGCCCCCACCGCCGTCATCGACGGAGGCTTTCAGCTGGCCGATGGCCAGACGGTGGGGATCGCGGCGCCGGTGATTCTGCAGTTCGACGGCCCGATCGCCGACAAGGCGGCCGTCGAACGAGCCCTGTCCGTGGTCACCGAGCCACCGGTGGAGGGCGGCTGGGCCTGGTTGCCCGACGAGGTGCAGGGCGCCCGGGTGCACTGGCGCAGCCGGGACTATTTCCCGGCCGGAACCAAAGTCAACGTCAGCGCCAAGCTGTACGGTCTGGCGTTCGGCGACGGCGCCTACGGGGCGCAGGACATGTCCCTGGAGTTTTCGATCGGGCGGCGCCAGGTGGTGAAAGCCGAAGTCTCCTCGCATCGCATCCAGGTGGTCCGCGACGAGGGCGTGATCATGGACTTCCCCTGCAGCTACGGCCAGGCCGACAAAGCCCGCAACATCACCCGCAACGGCGTCCACGTGGTCAGCGAGAAGTACGCGGACTTCTACATGTCCAACCCGGCGGCCGGCTACAGCAACATCCACGAGCGCTGGGCGGTCCGGATCTCCAACAACGGCGAGTTCATCCACGCCAACCCCTCCAGCGCCGGCGCGCAGGGCAACACCAACGTCACCAACGGCTGCATCAACTTGTCGACCGAGGACGCCGAACAGTACTTCTACAGCGCGATCTACGGCGACCCGGTCGAGGTGACCGGCAGCTCGATCGAGCTGTCCTACGCCGACGGGGATATCTGGGACTGGGCCGTGGACTGGGACACCTGGGTCTCGATGTCGGCGTTGTCGAGTTCCGAAGCGACCCGGACCTCACTGCCCAGCGTCGCGCCGGCCACCCCGACCGACGCGCCGACGCTGTCGGGCACGCCCACGACGACGACTACGACGACCTCTAGTCCTGCACCCGGCGGTTAG
- a CDS encoding carbon-nitrogen hydrolase family protein: MRIACAQILSGADPAANLQLVTDYTERAADQGASLVVFPEAAMCRFGVPLGPVAEPLDGPWATQVREVAARAQITVVAGMFTPADDGRVTNTLLAVGPDTDTHYHKIHLYDAFGFTESRTVAPGFEPAVIDVNGVGVGLSTCYDIRFPALYTELADRGAQLIAVCASWGAGPGKLSQWELLARARALDSTSYVIAVGQADPGVAEDSSGAPTGVGHSMITSPWGEVIAAAGASPQLLVYDIDLDAVSAARRTLAVLSNRATFLQVGKAESRG; the protein is encoded by the coding sequence ATGCGGATTGCGTGTGCGCAGATACTCAGCGGCGCCGACCCGGCCGCGAATCTGCAACTGGTGACCGACTACACCGAACGGGCCGCCGACCAGGGGGCATCGCTGGTGGTGTTCCCGGAGGCGGCGATGTGCCGGTTCGGGGTGCCGCTCGGACCGGTTGCCGAACCGCTCGACGGGCCGTGGGCCACGCAGGTCCGCGAGGTCGCCGCGCGGGCTCAGATCACCGTGGTCGCCGGGATGTTCACCCCGGCCGATGATGGACGCGTCACCAACACGTTGCTGGCCGTCGGCCCGGACACCGACACGCACTATCACAAGATCCACCTGTATGACGCCTTCGGTTTCACTGAATCGCGCACGGTGGCACCGGGATTCGAGCCGGCGGTGATTGACGTCAACGGCGTCGGTGTCGGTTTGTCGACCTGCTATGACATCCGGTTCCCGGCGCTGTACACCGAACTGGCCGACCGCGGCGCGCAGTTGATCGCGGTCTGCGCCTCGTGGGGCGCCGGCCCGGGGAAGCTGTCCCAGTGGGAGCTGCTGGCTCGGGCTCGGGCGCTGGATTCGACCAGCTACGTCATCGCGGTCGGGCAGGCCGACCCGGGCGTTGCGGAGGATTCGTCCGGGGCACCGACCGGGGTTGGCCACAGCATGATCACGTCGCCGTGGGGTGAGGTGATCGCCGCGGCCGGCGCATCGCCGCAGCTACTGGTCTACGACATCGACCTCGACGCGGTCTCCGCCGCCCGCCGGACGCTGGCCGTGTTGAGCAATCGTGCGACCTTCCTTCAGGTCGGTAAGGCAGAATCGCGCGGGTGA
- a CDS encoding DUF445 domain-containing protein, translating into MADDGGVVHPENQSSWPGAAQAMQSLAESFAGADPGADAVRLRDLRRMKVVALSFLLGATVVFLLCRWAQADGAAAPVWVGYVGAAAEAGMVGALADWFAVTALFKHPLGIPIPHTAIIKRKKDQLGEGLGTFVRENFLSPPVIETKLRDAQIAGRVGKWLSEPTHAERVAAETSTVLRVLIEMLRDDDVQDVIDRMIVQRIAEPHWGPPVGRVLGSLLAENRQEALIQLLADRAFQWSLNAGEVIQRVVERDSPTWSPRFVDHLVGDRIHRELMDFTDKVRRNPDHELRRSATRFLFEFADDLQHDQATIAKADAVKEQLMAREEVANAAATAWRTLKRLVLEGVDDPSSALRTRVAATVVQVGESLRDKAELRDKVDNWIVRAAQHLVGHYGVEITAIITETIERWDAAEASRRIELHVGRDLQFIRINGTVVGSLAGLVIYAIAQLMF; encoded by the coding sequence ATGGCGGATGATGGTGGGGTGGTGCATCCAGAGAACCAGTCGAGTTGGCCGGGCGCCGCGCAGGCCATGCAGTCCTTGGCGGAGTCGTTCGCGGGCGCCGATCCGGGCGCCGACGCAGTCCGATTGCGTGACCTGCGCCGGATGAAAGTGGTGGCGCTGAGCTTCCTGCTCGGCGCCACTGTGGTCTTCCTGCTGTGCCGATGGGCGCAGGCAGATGGCGCTGCTGCCCCCGTCTGGGTGGGTTACGTCGGCGCCGCGGCCGAGGCCGGCATGGTCGGCGCGCTGGCGGACTGGTTCGCGGTCACCGCACTGTTCAAGCACCCGCTGGGTATACCCATCCCGCACACCGCGATCATCAAGCGCAAGAAGGACCAGCTCGGGGAGGGGCTGGGCACCTTCGTGCGGGAGAACTTCCTGTCACCGCCGGTGATCGAGACCAAGCTGCGCGACGCGCAGATCGCCGGTCGGGTGGGTAAATGGCTGTCGGAGCCGACGCATGCCGAGCGGGTGGCCGCCGAGACCTCGACCGTGCTGCGGGTCCTGATCGAGATGCTGCGCGACGACGACGTCCAAGACGTGATCGACCGGATGATCGTGCAACGGATCGCCGAGCCGCACTGGGGTCCGCCGGTGGGCCGGGTTCTGGGTTCGCTGCTGGCGGAAAACCGGCAGGAGGCGCTGATCCAGCTGCTGGCCGACCGGGCCTTCCAGTGGTCGCTCAATGCCGGCGAAGTCATCCAGCGGGTGGTGGAGCGTGACTCGCCGACGTGGTCGCCGCGATTCGTCGACCACCTGGTCGGGGACCGCATCCACCGCGAACTGATGGATTTCACCGACAAGGTGCGCCGTAATCCCGATCATGAACTGCGGCGCAGCGCGACCCGATTCCTGTTCGAATTCGCCGACGATCTGCAGCACGACCAGGCGACCATCGCGAAAGCCGACGCGGTCAAAGAACAGCTGATGGCGCGCGAGGAAGTCGCCAACGCCGCGGCGACGGCCTGGCGGACCCTCAAGCGGCTGGTGCTCGAGGGGGTCGACGACCCGTCCAGCGCCCTGCGGACCCGGGTGGCGGCGACCGTGGTCCAGGTCGGAGAGTCGTTGCGGGACAAGGCCGAACTGCGCGACAAGGTCGATAACTGGATCGTGCGGGCTGCCCAACATCTGGTGGGCCATTACGGGGTGGAGATCACCGCGATCATCACCGAGACCATCGAGCGTTGGGATGCCGCCGAGGCGAGCCGGCGAATCGAACTGCACGTCGGGCGTGACTTGCAGTTCATCCGGATCAACGGCACGGTGGTCGGCTCGTTGGCCGGTCTGGTGATCTACGCCATAGCTCAACTTATGTTCTGA
- a CDS encoding DUF2505 domain-containing protein, with the protein MPRTFTLSEHYSATVEQVYAVFADEHYWRARLADSGADVVALNSMTVGPDGGVDVATTQGIHREKLPALAAQFHPGNLDVARHETWHPVRDGRARAQVTGKVVGAPAKLSGDAILAPAAGGCELRLTATVQVDIPLVGGKIESFIGGQLAELMTTEQRFTSTWLNQGGTTPTE; encoded by the coding sequence ATGCCGCGTACATTCACGCTCTCCGAGCACTACTCGGCGACCGTCGAGCAGGTGTACGCCGTCTTCGCCGACGAGCACTATTGGCGGGCCCGGCTGGCCGACTCCGGCGCCGACGTCGTGGCGTTGAACTCGATGACCGTCGGCCCGGACGGCGGCGTCGACGTCGCCACCACTCAGGGCATTCACCGGGAGAAGTTGCCTGCGCTGGCCGCCCAGTTCCATCCCGGCAATCTGGATGTGGCGCGGCACGAGACATGGCATCCGGTCCGCGACGGGCGGGCACGCGCCCAAGTGACCGGCAAAGTCGTCGGTGCACCGGCGAAGCTGTCCGGCGACGCGATCCTGGCGCCGGCGGCCGGCGGCTGCGAGCTGCGGCTCACGGCGACCGTGCAGGTCGATATCCCGCTGGTGGGCGGCAAGATCGAGAGTTTCATCGGCGGGCAGTTGGCCGAGCTGATGACCACCGAGCAGCGGTTCACCTCGACGTGGCTGAACCAGGGCGGTACAACACCGACGGAATAG
- a CDS encoding DUF2993 domain-containing protein yields MPAGGREEPTTRIPAAPAQPPVPPQAPPPPHATVPPPADPSPAPAGEAPTTVIQAPTAPSRSASVLRDPLALVLILVTVVALALAGLIGAELIARRIGDSKVAKATECVVNDKATASFGVTPPFLWQHITGNYTNISIHTAGNQVKDAKQMTADLSISDVDLHGTGDSRGTIGSLQATLTWPSAGIKETVQNMVPILGNLVSDLKTNAQDGTVELRGAFGLATVVVKPEVVNGGLSLQVQKLTGLGALTLPRESLQPELDRFASELTKRYPLGLRADGIEVTDTGVVARFSTHNASIPRTDDPCFEHL; encoded by the coding sequence ATGCCGGCGGGCGGTCGTGAAGAGCCCACCACCCGAATTCCCGCGGCGCCCGCACAGCCTCCCGTGCCGCCGCAGGCCCCGCCGCCTCCGCACGCCACCGTGCCGCCGCCCGCGGATCCGTCGCCGGCACCCGCCGGTGAGGCGCCCACCACCGTGATCCAAGCCCCGACTGCCCCGTCGCGGTCGGCGTCGGTGCTACGTGACCCGCTAGCCCTGGTCCTGATCTTGGTCACGGTGGTCGCGCTGGCGCTGGCCGGATTGATCGGCGCCGAACTGATCGCCCGCCGTATCGGCGACAGCAAGGTCGCCAAGGCCACCGAATGTGTGGTGAACGACAAGGCCACCGCCTCGTTCGGGGTGACGCCGCCGTTCCTGTGGCAGCACATCACCGGCAACTACACCAACATCTCCATCCACACCGCGGGCAATCAGGTCAAAGACGCCAAGCAGATGACGGCCGACCTGAGCATCTCCGATGTCGATCTGCACGGCACCGGCGACTCGCGGGGCACCATCGGTTCGCTGCAGGCGACGCTGACCTGGCCGTCGGCCGGGATCAAAGAGACCGTTCAGAACATGGTGCCGATCCTGGGCAACCTGGTCTCCGACCTCAAGACCAATGCACAGGACGGCACCGTCGAGTTGCGGGGTGCATTCGGTCTGGCCACCGTCGTGGTCAAGCCCGAAGTCGTCAACGGCGGCCTGTCCCTGCAGGTGCAGAAACTGACCGGCCTGGGCGCCCTGACCCTGCCGCGTGAGTCGCTGCAGCCCGAGTTGGACAGGTTCGCCTCGGAGCTGACCAAGCGTTATCCGCTCGGTCTGCGCGCCGACGGCATTGAGGTCACCGACACCGGCGTGGTGGCGCGGTTCTCCACCCATAACGCCTCGATTCCGCGGACCGACGACCCCTGCTTCGAGCATCTGTAA
- a CDS encoding helix-turn-helix domain-containing protein, which produces MSQDDKLAAVVSTAAADIGSFIRSQREAAQVSMRQLADKAGVSNPYLSQIERGLRKPSADVLNQIAKALRVSAEVLYVRAGILEPSEKSEVRDAVIADAAITERQKQVLLDIYTSFVQQNEADGEETPPD; this is translated from the coding sequence GTGTCGCAGGATGACAAGCTCGCCGCAGTGGTCTCCACGGCAGCGGCGGATATCGGTAGCTTCATCCGGTCCCAGCGCGAAGCCGCGCAGGTGTCCATGCGTCAGCTGGCCGACAAGGCCGGCGTCAGCAACCCGTATCTGAGCCAGATCGAACGTGGACTGCGTAAGCCTTCTGCTGACGTCCTCAACCAGATCGCTAAGGCTCTAAGGGTTTCCGCCGAAGTGCTCTACGTCAGGGCGGGAATTTTGGAGCCGAGCGAGAAGAGCGAGGTCCGTGACGCTGTCATTGCCGATGCGGCGATCACGGAACGGCAAAAGCAGGTTCTGCTCGACATCTACACCTCCTTCGTCCAGCAGAACGAAGCCGACGGTGAGGAGACGCCACCTGATTGA
- a CDS encoding C2 family cysteine protease: protein MVDDVSADSASRTGTLHSLRYPMGDGTPLSPPVDTRDGERRWTGKDLYPHDPTAADVKQDSVGDCYLDATMGAVANANPQWIKDRIHFDDETGNFDVTLWDGHEWKRIDVTQADIDTDINHHGASWLDNGRPDAALWPTVLESAYAKLKYPGKDLADAIGNEVGIGQGGYAKDAMEALTGNRGTVINPENVWFTNQHIDQAISGALANHQPVTISTSSQGAPLTQSHVYVVEDVSGAGSDAMVTLRNPWETNIGTPIDTPDALVTVRLGDLIGSGLPGPLGTHPMASVNIGSLG, encoded by the coding sequence GTGGTGGACGACGTCTCTGCTGACAGCGCGAGCAGAACGGGTACGCTGCACTCGCTGCGGTACCCGATGGGCGACGGCACGCCCCTGTCCCCTCCGGTCGACACCCGCGACGGCGAACGCCGGTGGACCGGCAAGGATCTCTACCCGCATGATCCCACCGCCGCGGACGTGAAACAGGACAGCGTCGGGGACTGCTATCTGGATGCCACCATGGGCGCCGTCGCCAACGCCAACCCGCAGTGGATCAAAGATCGTATTCATTTCGACGACGAGACAGGCAATTTCGACGTCACGCTCTGGGATGGGCATGAGTGGAAGCGCATCGACGTGACGCAGGCCGATATCGACACCGACATCAACCACCACGGCGCAAGTTGGCTCGACAACGGCCGACCCGACGCTGCGCTGTGGCCGACCGTGCTGGAGTCGGCGTACGCGAAACTCAAATACCCCGGAAAGGATCTCGCCGATGCCATCGGCAATGAAGTGGGGATCGGGCAGGGTGGCTACGCCAAGGATGCGATGGAGGCGCTGACCGGTAATCGCGGCACCGTGATCAACCCGGAGAATGTCTGGTTCACCAATCAGCATATCGACCAAGCGATTTCCGGGGCACTGGCCAATCATCAGCCGGTGACGATCTCGACTTCTTCCCAAGGAGCGCCGTTGACGCAAAGTCATGTGTATGTCGTCGAAGACGTCAGCGGTGCCGGCAGCGACGCCATGGTGACGCTGCGAAATCCGTGGGAGACCAATATCGGAACGCCGATCGACACCCCCGATGCGCTGGTCACCGTCCGGCTCGGCGACCTCATCGGCTCCGGGCTGCCCGGCCCCCTCGGCACGCACCCGATGGCGTCCGTCAACATCGGTTCACTCGGATGA
- the deoC gene encoding deoxyribose-phosphate aldolase, whose amino-acid sequence MPTTRWDRDQVAKLVDHTLLKPEATAEQVVAIVAEAAELGVAAVCVSPSLVAVAAGANPSGVPIAAVAGFPSGKHLSVVKAQEAALAAADGAAEIDMVIDVGAALAGDLAAVGADIAAVRAAVPQAVLKVIVESAALLEFAGDAALVTACRVAEDAGADFVKTSTGFHPSGGASVHAVSLMADTVGDRLGVKASGGIRSADDALAMIEAGATRLGLSGTRAVLDGLG is encoded by the coding sequence ATGCCCACCACCCGATGGGACCGCGACCAGGTGGCCAAACTGGTCGATCACACCCTGCTCAAACCCGAAGCCACCGCGGAGCAGGTGGTCGCCATTGTCGCCGAAGCCGCCGAACTCGGTGTGGCCGCGGTGTGCGTATCGCCGTCGCTGGTGGCCGTTGCGGCTGGTGCCAACCCCTCTGGCGTCCCGATCGCCGCGGTAGCTGGATTCCCGTCCGGCAAGCATCTGTCGGTGGTCAAAGCTCAGGAGGCCGCACTGGCCGCGGCGGATGGGGCGGCCGAGATCGACATGGTCATCGACGTCGGTGCGGCACTGGCGGGTGATCTTGCCGCGGTGGGCGCCGACATTGCCGCGGTGCGCGCCGCCGTGCCCCAGGCGGTGCTCAAGGTGATCGTCGAATCCGCCGCGCTGTTGGAGTTCGCCGGCGACGCCGCTCTGGTGACCGCCTGCCGGGTCGCCGAAGACGCCGGCGCGGACTTCGTCAAGACCTCCACCGGATTTCATCCCTCCGGCGGCGCGAGCGTGCACGCGGTGTCACTGATGGCCGACACGGTCGGTGACCGGCTGGGGGTCAAGGCCAGCGGTGGTATCCGCAGTGCCGACGATGCGCTGGCCATGATCGAGGCCGGGGCGACCCGGCTAGGGCTGTCCGGCACTCGGGCGGTGCTCGACGGACTGGGGTAG
- a CDS encoding heparin-binding hemagglutinin has product MAENPTIDELKAPLLAALGAADLALATVNDLVANLRDRAGEAREDASTRVEESRARLTKLQEELPEQFAELRERFTAEELRKAAEGYVEAASDRYNDLVARGEAALVRLRSQSGLDDASAQVEGYVDQAVELTQEVLGNVASQTREVGERAAKLVGIELPKKDEPAAAPAKKAPAAKKAPAKKAAAAKKAPAKKAPAKKVTQK; this is encoded by the coding sequence ATGGCCGAGAACCCGACCATCGATGAACTGAAGGCCCCGCTGCTCGCCGCACTCGGCGCCGCCGACCTGGCGCTGGCCACCGTGAACGACCTCGTCGCCAACCTGCGTGACCGCGCCGGCGAAGCCCGCGAGGACGCCAGCACCCGGGTGGAGGAGAGCCGCGCTCGCCTGACCAAGCTGCAGGAGGAGCTGCCCGAGCAGTTCGCCGAGCTGCGGGAGCGTTTCACCGCCGAGGAGCTGCGCAAGGCCGCTGAGGGCTACGTGGAGGCTGCCAGCGACCGGTACAACGACCTGGTGGCACGCGGTGAGGCTGCCCTGGTGCGGCTGCGCAGCCAGTCCGGTCTGGACGACGCCTCGGCACAGGTGGAGGGCTACGTCGACCAGGCTGTCGAGCTGACCCAGGAGGTGCTGGGCAACGTCGCGTCGCAGACCCGTGAGGTCGGCGAGCGTGCCGCCAAGCTGGTCGGCATCGAGCTGCCCAAGAAGGACGAGCCCGCGGCGGCTCCGGCCAAGAAGGCTCCGGCTGCCAAGAAGGCTCCGGCCAAGAAGGCCGCGGCTGCCAAGAAGGCTCCGGCCAAGAAGGCTCCGGCCAAGAAGGTCACCCAGAAGTAG
- a CDS encoding DUF2516 family protein translates to MIAANLVGTVLGVLQIAVFATSVYAFVHAAMQRSDAYTAADKLTKPVWLVILGVCGLLALVLQVMGMAIAACAAGVYLVDVRPRLLEVQGKSH, encoded by the coding sequence GTGATCGCTGCGAACCTGGTGGGTACCGTCCTTGGCGTTTTGCAGATCGCTGTCTTCGCGACGTCGGTGTACGCCTTCGTGCACGCGGCGATGCAGCGCTCCGACGCCTACACCGCCGCCGACAAGCTCACCAAGCCGGTCTGGCTGGTGATTCTCGGGGTCTGCGGGTTGCTGGCTTTGGTGTTGCAGGTGATGGGGATGGCGATTGCGGCGTGCGCGGCCGGGGTCTACCTGGTGGATGTGCGGCCCCGACTCCTCGAGGTCCAAGGCAAGTCTCACTAG
- a CDS encoding DUF2599 domain-containing protein, whose translation MLRAFVLAALSAAAAVLGAAPATADTGLSGYVDHTEWVSYDGRASLRVYPTPSARAAALRLDTDGAGEQAWREVLASAPDADTPGMRDQFLCHWSYAEFARPGKTSWNLEPWRPVVDGVTMLESGCNPGAAEEAF comes from the coding sequence ATGCTGCGTGCGTTCGTCCTTGCCGCCTTGAGCGCCGCGGCCGCGGTGTTGGGCGCGGCGCCAGCCACCGCCGATACTGGGTTGTCCGGCTATGTCGACCACACCGAGTGGGTCAGCTACGACGGCCGGGCGAGTCTGCGGGTGTACCCGACCCCCTCCGCGCGGGCGGCGGCCCTTCGGCTCGACACCGACGGTGCGGGCGAACAGGCCTGGCGGGAGGTGCTCGCCAGCGCTCCCGACGCCGATACTCCCGGCATGCGCGACCAATTTCTCTGCCACTGGAGCTACGCCGAGTTCGCCCGACCCGGCAAGACCAGCTGGAACCTTGAGCCGTGGCGCCCCGTCGTCGACGGCGTGACCATGCTCGAATCCGGATGCAATCCGGGTGCTGCCGAGGAGGCCTTCTGA